The following coding sequences are from one Humulus lupulus chromosome X, drHumLupu1.1, whole genome shotgun sequence window:
- the LOC133806949 gene encoding uncharacterized protein LOC133806949: protein MAKRKKPIRRPEIQSNDWTELLSPEVQAKDVHCSEGDGFVGQEPVNLEDLEVPGSGVLQVGDMDRPSMNAQHVEALDDGLGTDMRSASWADRIEGGDKVTEGDFQNGQKLAKVDIEEVKIQSANWSSAIVCMVLGENPPMTVFEGFIKRVWGHLGTAQISRMTLGLTLVKFNDEATRDHVLENGVLQFDRKPVIIRSWTTDLNAICLIRSVSLWIRLHDLGLQYWGSKCISALVSTIGKPLLVDKFTRECSRIQFARVLVEMEITDNPPRSFQFINENG from the exons atggcgaagagGAAGAAGCCGATTCGTAGGCCTGAAATTCAATCTAATGATTGGACTGAGCTGTTATCTCCTGAGGTACAAGCGAAGGATGTTCATTGTTCTGAGGGAGATGGTTTCGTTGGACAGGAGCCTGTCAATCTTGAGGATCTAGAAGTGCCTGGGTCAGGGGTTTTGCAGGTTGGTGATATGGATCGACCGAGTATGAATGCCCAGCATGTTGAGGCTTTGGATGATGGATTGGGTACGGATATGAGAAGTGCATCTTGGGCGGATAGGATTGAAGGAGGGGATAAGGTCACAGAAGGGGACTTCCA AAATGGGCAGAAGCTGGCTAAAGTTGATATTGAAGAGGTGAAAATTCAGTCTGCAAATTGGAGTTCTGCTATTGTATGCATGGTGCTTGGAGAAAACCCTCCAATGACAGTGTTTGAAGGCTTTATAAAAAGAGTTTGGGGCCATCTAGGGACTGCTCAAATATCTAGAATGACGTTGGGGCTAACTTTGGTAAAATTTAATGATGAAGCAACAAGAGATCATGTTCTAGAGAATGGTGTGCTTCAATTTGATAGGAAACCTGTCATCATCAGGTCGTGGACAACAGATCTTAATGCTATTTGTCTCATCCGTTCTGTGTCGCTTTGGATTCGGCTACATGACCTTGGACTTCAGTATTGGGGTAGCAAGTGTATTAGTGCTTTGGTGAGCACTATAGGCAAACCTCTTCTAGTAGATAAGTTTACTAGGGAGTGTTCTCGAATTCAGTTTGCCAGGGTTCTAGTGGAGATGGAGATTACTGATAATCCTCCTCGAAGTTTTCAGTTTATTAATGAGAATGGCTAG